One segment of Nostoc flagelliforme CCNUN1 DNA contains the following:
- a CDS encoding CHAT domain-containing protein — MLRRISQSLRRFLKRLIASKQASSLKGARGHNLVEMLPELTNADLEQLFIQLLEGVHQARGRQWALRYLQRVENRIPAERWIDWLVMFGESLLASPTPNPLLATMMVQLGELGVGRIGDVAYNIGIRLMQNSPTQIENEENYPEEDLEITPGQELIRNLGEQLWEYDEPDVIETTPGQELIRNLGEQLWEYDEPDVVQITTDEEIISTSPGQELIRSLGEQLWEYDLPDVEPITSAPENVSFEETFTENLEQVVLEYERDEAQTTIPENFPLPAAEDSITSLDQLRFDDEEVVQITTRANLLSTRQRTELTTSPSVETWDNTLTNLEPNVANTLDELWVRLDQSTNLVQQLASNLAVQSSNSPGIIERRGDDPVTQAQGCFYQGLSQAKIGDLLGAIASYDQAIELQPQLSEYWFNRGLTLFHLERFDEAIASYETATQLKPDFYKAWYNRGGTLGELGYFEEAIASFDKAIEIKPDYQEAWSSKGLALLKLGWLPEAISSYDQALYLEPEDQENWYHRGIALAVSEQFPEAIISYDKALEINPEYHEVWIDRGVVLFNLGRWSEAIASWDKALSVQADFYLAWYNRGIALDNLGRRQEAIASYQQTIAIKPDFHLAWYNQAVALFYLEQFAEAIACYDNALQIKQDYWEAWIGRGTAIGHLVNAEALQISSSITATNPALQQGGYEGKLASYEEGLKHLRTDTHPEGWGRLHFAIANTYYDQGKKNTNPRDYWRKAASEYHQALLTLTLEYFPQLHLEVLQSLSKVLMGLGQTTQVQELLQRGTYLLRQLLSEETRSEESKKQLALKFAGFDQLAVDLAVESGDLVEAWEIAEQGKNACLNWLLYGWNDNIYSPYYSAIQQLFNPTTAIIYWHISPVALHTFILKDQAPSPILLFTPMQDTGAIPLGEDAIRLNELPLPEAVQRLIEFEKWLEDWHQQYQEYRSTAQDKESKSQHSWRVDMEQKLLQLYEILNISTIAQELEGITQLVLIPHRDLYRLPIHTLFHLPSPSPEELPNVESNFSVTYLPSAQIGLSIRTEDIWQWQNQLLLSIEHPENTGYPPLKFAKLESEVVSQMFNNIQRIQGSEAIKNIVENALFDNYNILHFTGHVTNNLIEPKNSELALAGEDKITLAEICQHNLASYNLITLSTCENLSTSNHTISSEYVSLVTGFVSQGVPHVVSTLWSVESSASALVMIEFYRRLQPNKSAVTALAEATRWLKELTAGELTKWYEDVLNNLHPEELRIQTYLATQLYRNSKMASDKNLYNHPYYWAAFTITGKPN; from the coding sequence ATGCTCAGGCGGATATCGCAGTCGCTTAGAAGGTTTTTAAAGCGCCTCATTGCAAGTAAGCAGGCTAGTTCTCTCAAGGGTGCGAGAGGACACAATCTGGTGGAGATGCTACCAGAACTAACCAATGCGGATCTGGAACAATTGTTTATCCAATTGTTAGAAGGCGTGCATCAAGCACGAGGACGACAGTGGGCATTGAGGTATCTGCAACGGGTAGAAAATCGCATTCCGGCTGAACGCTGGATAGATTGGTTGGTGATGTTTGGCGAAAGCTTGCTAGCTTCACCGACACCGAATCCTCTTTTAGCAACAATGATGGTGCAATTGGGGGAACTTGGTGTTGGCAGAATTGGAGATGTTGCTTATAACATTGGCATCCGGCTGATGCAAAACTCACCCACACAGATAGAAAATGAGGAGAATTATCCAGAAGAGGACTTAGAAATCACTCCTGGGCAAGAACTGATCCGCAATTTAGGCGAACAGTTATGGGAGTATGATGAACCAGATGTAATAGAAACGACTCCTGGGCAAGAACTGATCCGCAATTTAGGCGAGCAGTTATGGGAGTATGATGAGCCAGATGTGGTACAAATCACAACTGATGAAGAAATTATCTCAACTTCGCCTGGGCAAGAGCTAATCCGCAGCTTAGGTGAGCAGTTATGGGAATATGATTTGCCAGATGTTGAACCAATAACGTCAGCGCCTGAAAATGTCTCTTTTGAGGAAACATTCACCGAGAATTTAGAGCAAGTGGTATTGGAGTATGAAAGGGATGAGGCCCAAACCACAATACCCGAAAATTTTCCTCTCCCCGCCGCAGAAGATTCAATCACCTCATTAGACCAACTGAGGTTCGATGATGAAGAAGTTGTTCAAATTACAACAAGAGCAAATCTCCTTTCTACTAGACAAAGAACTGAATTAACAACTTCTCCCTCAGTAGAAACCTGGGATAACACTTTGACAAATTTAGAGCCAAATGTGGCTAATACATTAGATGAGTTGTGGGTGAGATTGGATCAAAGTACCAATTTAGTCCAGCAACTTGCTTCTAATTTGGCAGTTCAAAGCAGTAATTCCCCTGGTATAATTGAGCGACGTGGCGATGATCCTGTTACCCAGGCTCAAGGGTGCTTTTACCAAGGTCTAAGCCAAGCGAAAATAGGTGATTTGTTAGGCGCGATCGCATCTTATGACCAAGCTATCGAACTTCAACCACAATTATCAGAATATTGGTTTAACCGAGGCTTGACCCTGTTCCATTTAGAACGTTTTGATGAAGCGATCGCATCTTACGAAACCGCTACACAACTAAAACCCGACTTCTACAAAGCTTGGTACAATCGCGGTGGAACTCTCGGAGAATTAGGATACTTTGAAGAAGCGATCGCTTCTTTTGACAAAGCCATAGAAATCAAGCCAGATTACCAAGAAGCTTGGTCTAGCAAGGGTTTGGCACTGCTGAAATTAGGTTGGCTACCCGAAGCTATTTCTAGTTATGACCAAGCGCTATATTTGGAACCAGAAGACCAAGAAAACTGGTATCACCGTGGCATAGCCCTAGCTGTAAGCGAACAATTTCCAGAAGCGATTATATCCTATGACAAAGCGCTAGAAATTAACCCAGAGTATCACGAAGTTTGGATAGATCGGGGTGTAGTGCTGTTTAATTTAGGAAGATGGTCAGAAGCGATCGCCTCCTGGGATAAAGCACTATCAGTTCAAGCCGACTTCTACTTAGCTTGGTACAACCGGGGTATAGCGTTAGACAACTTAGGACGTAGACAAGAAGCGATCGCCTCCTATCAACAAACGATCGCCATTAAACCCGACTTCCACTTAGCTTGGTATAATCAGGCAGTAGCATTGTTTTATTTAGAACAATTTGCTGAAGCGATCGCTTGTTATGACAACGCTTTGCAAATTAAACAAGATTATTGGGAAGCTTGGATTGGTCGGGGAACTGCGATCGGTCATTTAGTTAATGCTGAGGCATTGCAGATTTCGAGTAGTATAACAGCGACAAATCCCGCCTTACAACAGGGCGGCTACGAAGGGAAATTAGCCAGCTACGAGGAAGGGTTAAAGCATCTGCGGACAGATACCCATCCAGAAGGTTGGGGTAGATTGCATTTTGCGATCGCTAATACTTATTACGATCAAGGCAAAAAAAATACTAATCCCCGCGATTATTGGCGCAAAGCTGCATCAGAGTATCATCAGGCGCTGTTAACCCTCACACTAGAATATTTTCCCCAGCTGCACCTAGAGGTTTTGCAATCTCTAAGCAAAGTGCTGATGGGTTTGGGACAAACAACACAAGTTCAAGAATTGCTGCAACGCGGTACATATTTATTGCGACAATTGCTGAGTGAAGAAACTCGCTCAGAGGAAAGTAAAAAACAGTTAGCCCTAAAATTTGCAGGCTTTGATCAATTAGCAGTTGATTTAGCCGTAGAGTCCGGTGATTTAGTTGAAGCCTGGGAAATTGCCGAACAAGGCAAAAATGCTTGTTTAAATTGGCTGCTTTATGGCTGGAATGATAATATTTACTCCCCTTATTATAGTGCAATTCAACAACTATTCAATCCCACAACAGCAATTATTTACTGGCATATTAGTCCAGTCGCCTTACACACATTTATTCTCAAAGACCAAGCGCCATCACCGATCCTCCTGTTTACACCCATGCAAGATACTGGGGCAATACCTTTAGGAGAAGACGCTATCCGTCTAAATGAATTACCTCTACCCGAAGCAGTACAACGCCTAATTGAATTTGAAAAATGGCTAGAAGATTGGCATCAACAATACCAAGAATATCGCAGCACCGCCCAAGATAAAGAAAGTAAAAGCCAGCATTCTTGGCGAGTTGATATGGAACAGAAGCTATTGCAACTGTATGAAATCCTGAATATTTCTACAATTGCACAGGAACTCGAAGGTATCACCCAACTGGTTTTAATTCCTCACCGTGACTTGTACAGATTGCCCATTCATACCCTCTTCCATCTTCCTTCCCCATCGCCGGAAGAATTGCCGAATGTGGAGTCAAATTTCAGTGTTACCTATCTACCTAGTGCCCAAATAGGTTTATCAATAAGAACTGAAGATATCTGGCAATGGCAAAATCAATTATTGCTCAGTATTGAACATCCAGAGAATACAGGTTATCCCCCACTCAAATTTGCCAAACTTGAGTCGGAAGTTGTTAGCCAGATGTTCAATAATATCCAAAGAATTCAGGGTTCAGAAGCTATAAAAAATATTGTTGAAAACGCCTTATTTGATAATTACAATATCTTACATTTTACTGGTCATGTCACTAATAATTTAATTGAACCCAAAAACTCAGAATTAGCATTAGCCGGTGAAGACAAAATTACTCTAGCTGAAATCTGCCAACATAATCTAGCAAGTTACAACCTTATTACCCTCTCCACCTGTGAAAATTTAAGTACTAGCAACCACACTATCAGCAGCGAATATGTAAGTTTAGTGACTGGTTTTGTGAGTCAGGGCGTTCCTCATGTAGTGAGTACTCTCTGGAGTGTAGAATCTTCAGCTAGTGCCTTGGTAATGATAGAGTTTTACCGACGATTACAGCCCAATAAATCAGCAGTTACTGCCTTAGCTGAAGCAACGCGATGGCTGAAAGAACTAACTGCTGGAGAACTGACAAAATGGTATGAAGATGTCTTAAATAATTTGCATCCTGAAGAATTGCGAATTCAAACTTATTTAGCCACACAACTATATAGAAATAGTAAAATGGCATCAGATAAAAATCTTTATAATCATCCTTACTATTGGGCAGCATTCACGATTACAGGTAAGCCGAATTAA
- a CDS encoding mannose-1-phosphate guanyltransferase, with product MRAVLMAGGSGTRLRPLTCDLPKPMVPILNRPIAEHIINLLKRHQITEVIATLHYLPDVLRDYFQDGSDFGVQMTYAVEEDQPLGTAGCVKNIAELLDETFLVISGDSITDFDLTAAIAFHKQNKSKATLILTRVPNPIEFGVVITDKEGRIRRFLEKPSSSEIFSDTVNTGTYILEPEVLEYLPANVECDFSKDLFPLLLAKDEPMYGYIAQGYWCDVGHLDAYREAQYDALDRKVQLDCAYKEVSHELWVGQNTYIDQTAVIQTPAVIGDNCRIGARVQIEAGTVIGDNVTIGADANLKRPIVWNGAFIGEEAALSACVISRGTRVDRRAQVLEAAVVGSLSTVGEEAQISPGVRVWPSKKIESGAVLNINLIWGNTAQRNLFGQRGVQGLANIDITPEFAVKLGSAYGSTLKPGSKVTVSRDQRNISRMVTRSLIAGLMSVGIDIQNLDATAIPIARTVIPTMSVTGGIHVRVHPDRPDYILIEFMDAKGINITKALEKKIEGAYFKEDMRRALIHEIGDVSYPSQVMDRYCTAFEKLLHVHTLRNSRAKVVIDYVYAVSGAVLPQMLDKFGADAVVLNASVNKTAMSITDREGLLTQLGHVVEALKANFGVQVSANGEQLILVDESGFPIRGEMLTALMVDMILTANPRGTVVVPVHASSAIEQVARRHDGRVIRTKANPTALMEACQKNPNVVLGGSGDTGFIFPQLHPGFDSMFCIAKIIEMLTIQERSLAAARSELPRVIHKTYTIRCPWTAKGALMRYLVETHPAQNLELIDGVKICQPYDDSWLLVLPDASEPLVHLYANSNDREWVDETVRNYRTRVQTFVERQQEYQPAEA from the coding sequence ATGCGTGCAGTACTAATGGCGGGGGGTTCGGGAACGCGGCTTCGCCCGTTAACTTGCGATCTGCCTAAACCGATGGTGCCGATCCTTAATCGACCAATAGCCGAACATATTATCAATCTCCTCAAACGACATCAAATTACAGAAGTTATTGCGACATTACATTATTTACCTGATGTATTGCGAGACTATTTTCAAGATGGCAGTGATTTTGGCGTCCAGATGACATACGCCGTCGAAGAAGATCAACCTCTGGGTACAGCAGGCTGTGTGAAAAACATTGCTGAACTTCTTGATGAAACCTTTTTAGTCATTAGCGGTGATAGCATAACAGATTTTGACCTCACGGCAGCGATCGCATTTCACAAACAAAATAAGTCAAAAGCTACTTTGATTTTAACCAGGGTTCCCAACCCAATTGAATTTGGGGTGGTGATTACCGATAAGGAAGGACGAATTCGGCGATTTCTAGAAAAACCCTCTAGTAGTGAAATTTTTTCCGATACCGTCAACACTGGCACTTACATTCTCGAACCAGAAGTTTTAGAATATCTGCCAGCAAACGTTGAATGTGACTTTTCCAAAGACTTATTCCCTTTGCTATTAGCAAAAGATGAGCCAATGTATGGTTACATTGCTCAAGGTTACTGGTGTGATGTCGGTCACTTAGATGCCTATCGTGAGGCTCAGTATGACGCCTTAGATCGGAAAGTGCAACTAGATTGTGCCTACAAAGAAGTTTCCCATGAATTATGGGTAGGTCAAAACACTTACATTGACCAGACGGCTGTGATTCAAACCCCAGCAGTGATTGGTGATAATTGCCGCATCGGGGCAAGAGTACAAATTGAGGCGGGAACCGTAATTGGAGATAATGTCACTATTGGCGCTGATGCTAATCTCAAACGTCCGATAGTGTGGAATGGTGCATTTATTGGCGAGGAAGCAGCACTTTCTGCCTGCGTGATTTCCCGTGGAACTCGTGTAGACCGCCGCGCTCAAGTATTAGAAGCTGCGGTTGTGGGTTCGCTTTCCACGGTGGGAGAAGAAGCCCAAATTAGCCCCGGCGTGCGCGTTTGGCCCAGTAAAAAGATTGAGTCAGGGGCAGTTTTAAACATTAACTTAATTTGGGGGAACACCGCCCAACGGAATTTATTTGGTCAACGTGGTGTCCAAGGATTAGCTAATATCGACATCACCCCAGAATTCGCCGTGAAATTGGGATCTGCTTACGGTTCTACCTTAAAACCAGGTTCTAAGGTAACGGTTTCCCGTGACCAGCGTAATATCTCTCGGATGGTGACGCGATCGCTGATTGCTGGTTTGATGTCAGTAGGTATTGATATTCAAAACCTCGATGCTACAGCTATCCCCATTGCCCGCACGGTTATACCCACAATGTCGGTAACTGGTGGTATCCATGTGCGGGTACACCCTGATCGCCCTGACTACATTCTGATTGAATTTATGGATGCCAAGGGCATTAATATTACCAAAGCCCTGGAAAAGAAAATTGAAGGGGCTTATTTTAAGGAGGATATGCGGCGGGCGCTAATTCATGAAATTGGCGATGTATCTTATCCTAGCCAAGTTATGGATCGGTACTGCACTGCTTTTGAGAAACTTTTGCATGTTCATACACTCCGCAACAGCCGCGCAAAAGTGGTGATTGACTATGTTTATGCAGTATCGGGGGCAGTTTTACCCCAAATGCTGGATAAATTTGGTGCTGATGCAGTAGTACTGAATGCCAGTGTCAATAAAACGGCGATGTCAATCACAGATCGCGAAGGACTGCTGACTCAGTTAGGTCATGTAGTGGAGGCGTTGAAAGCTAACTTTGGTGTGCAAGTCTCGGCTAATGGAGAACAGCTGATTTTAGTTGATGAATCAGGCTTCCCAATTCGTGGAGAAATGTTAACAGCACTGATGGTAGACATGATTCTGACGGCTAACCCCAGAGGAACGGTAGTAGTGCCAGTTCATGCTTCCAGTGCTATTGAACAAGTCGCCCGTCGTCACGATGGTAGAGTGATTCGCACTAAAGCCAACCCTACAGCTTTAATGGAGGCTTGTCAAAAAAACCCGAATGTGGTTTTGGGAGGTAGTGGAGATACTGGTTTTATTTTTCCGCAACTGCATCCGGGATTTGATTCCATGTTCTGCATTGCGAAGATAATTGAGATGTTGACTATACAGGAGCGATCGCTTGCTGCTGCGCGGTCAGAATTGCCCCGTGTAATTCACAAAACTTATACAATACGCTGCCCGTGGACTGCCAAAGGTGCTTTGATGCGTTACTTGGTGGAAACTCATCCAGCCCAAAACCTAGAACTCATTGATGGAGTGAAAATTTGTCAACCCTACGATGACAGCTGGCTGTTAGTTTTACCTGATGCCAGCGAACCACTGGTGCATTTGTATGCAAATAGCAACGATCGCGAATGGGTAGATGAGACTGTGAGAAACTACCGCACCCGTGTACAGACTTTTGTGGAAAGACAACAAGAATATCAACCCGCCGAAGCGTAA
- a CDS encoding cytochrome P450: MKLPIAAKTPPLLQIIHWIADPIDFYRTYSQRYGDIFIANISPLCSGFETTVFTSNPQAIQEILTADPELFSSEDNDLINLLAGDKSIFLMNGEYHKEQRKLLMPPFHGKRLTDMGDVICKIAEKVSSKWTIGKPFSVRQFMQEMSLQLMMKVVFGISEGQRYEQLEQLLLQKMAVIESPLNLSLLFFKFLRKDLGDWSPWGNFLRLQRQIAQILDVEIQQRRLQPDIERRDILSMLMSARNEQGNAMSNVELHDQLMTLLIAGYESSATALSWALYWIYHQPRVREALLCELNSLAGNLDPTAISCLPYLSAVCQETLRISPPTMFVPTRLLTKDFNLIGYQLPAGTRLSISIYLAHHREDIYPQPEQFQPERFLQKQYSAYQYLPFGGSNRLCIGAALATFEMKLILAVILSRHQLILAGKKSIRPVRYGPFVVPSNNFQLVTT, translated from the coding sequence ATGAAGCTACCAATTGCAGCAAAAACTCCTCCTTTACTACAAATAATCCATTGGATTGCCGATCCTATAGATTTTTACAGAACCTATAGTCAACGTTATGGAGATATCTTCATTGCCAATATTAGCCCACTTTGCTCTGGTTTTGAAACTACAGTCTTCACAAGTAATCCACAAGCAATTCAAGAAATTTTGACAGCAGATCCAGAGCTATTTTCTAGTGAGGATAATGACCTAATTAATCTTTTAGCAGGAGACAAATCTATCTTTTTAATGAATGGTGAGTATCACAAAGAGCAACGAAAGCTTTTGATGCCACCTTTTCATGGTAAACGACTAACCGATATGGGAGATGTAATTTGCAAAATTGCCGAAAAAGTCAGTAGTAAGTGGACAATAGGCAAGCCTTTTTCAGTTAGGCAATTCATGCAAGAAATGAGTTTGCAATTAATGATGAAGGTCGTGTTCGGCATCAGTGAGGGCCAAAGGTATGAACAGTTAGAACAACTGCTATTGCAAAAGATGGCAGTCATAGAATCGCCTTTAAACCTTAGCTTACTATTTTTTAAGTTCTTGCGAAAGGATTTAGGTGATTGGAGTCCGTGGGGAAATTTTCTGCGGTTACAGAGGCAAATTGCTCAAATCTTAGATGTTGAAATTCAACAGAGGCGATTGCAACCAGACATTGAACGTCGAGATATTCTTTCGATGCTGATGTCAGCACGTAACGAGCAGGGGAATGCGATGAGCAATGTAGAGTTACATGATCAACTCATGACTCTTTTGATTGCTGGTTATGAAAGTAGTGCTACAGCTTTATCTTGGGCTTTGTATTGGATTTACCATCAACCGAGAGTGCGAGAAGCGCTACTTTGTGAACTAAATAGTCTTGCAGGTAATCTCGATCCTACTGCTATTTCTTGTTTGCCCTATCTGAGTGCTGTCTGCCAAGAGACACTACGCATTTCCCCGCCAACTATGTTTGTTCCAACTCGCCTCCTTACTAAAGACTTCAATCTCATAGGTTATCAACTACCTGCCGGTACTCGCTTAAGCATCTCAATTTATCTAGCCCACCACAGAGAGGATATCTATCCTCAACCGGAACAGTTTCAACCCGAAAGATTTTTACAAAAGCAGTATTCTGCTTATCAGTATCTGCCGTTTGGTGGTAGCAATCGTTTATGTATTGGTGCAGCTTTGGCTACATTTGAGATGAAGTTAATATTGGCAGTGATTTTATCACGCCATCAATTAATATTAGCTGGTAAAAAATCGATCCGCCCAGTCCGCTATGGGCCTTTTGTCGTGCCAAGTAATAATTTTCAACTCGTCACAACATAA
- a CDS encoding terpene synthase family protein, with protein MLQPHHQTHPGFFQHQIQCCQFEYRRTDRFFSTYFHLIYRARNRKLGIIPDVEDYIAMRSFSGAMYPCFALMQITEGIELPFYIVQSGVGQSLQQLACNIVCWSNDIFSYSKERKYQDVHNLVYVLHKHKNINLQSAFTQVKTMHDKEVNKFEQLLLELPVYKSPQIEENFLRFIKGLQYWITGNCDWSIGSSRYEQF; from the coding sequence ATGTTACAACCTCATCACCAAACTCATCCCGGATTTTTTCAGCATCAGATTCAGTGTTGCCAGTTTGAGTACCGTAGAACAGACCGATTTTTTTCGACATACTTTCACCTGATATATAGGGCTCGAAATCGCAAGTTAGGAATCATTCCAGACGTTGAAGATTATATCGCCATGCGTAGTTTTTCGGGCGCTATGTACCCATGTTTTGCTTTAATGCAAATCACTGAAGGTATAGAACTACCATTTTACATAGTACAAAGTGGAGTGGGACAAAGTTTACAGCAACTTGCCTGCAATATTGTTTGTTGGAGTAATGATATATTTTCTTACTCTAAAGAAAGGAAATATCAAGATGTTCATAATTTAGTTTACGTATTGCATAAACACAAAAATATTAATTTACAGTCTGCGTTTACTCAAGTAAAAACAATGCATGACAAAGAAGTTAATAAGTTTGAACAGCTTTTGCTTGAGCTTCCCGTATATAAATCACCACAGATAGAGGAGAATTTTTTACGTTTTATCAAGGGACTTCAATATTGGATTACTGGTAATTGTGATTGGTCAATTGGTAGTTCCCGGTATGAGCAATTTTAA
- the fldA gene encoding flavodoxin FldA — MSKKIGLFYGTQTGNTESDAEKIRDEFGDEVVTLHPLYEADATTFDEYELLIIGSPTWDIGQLQSDWESFFPDLDEIDFSGKRVAYFGDGDQYGYADNFQDAMGILEEKISQRGGKTVGYWPTEGYDFENSRALKNGKLVGLALDEGSQSDLTDEQIKTWVTQLKTEFGL, encoded by the coding sequence ATGTCGAAAAAAATCGGTCTGTTCTACGGTACTCAAACTGGCAACACTGAATCTGATGCTGAAAAAATCCGGGATGAGTTTGGTGATGAGGTTGTAACATTACATCCCCTTTATGAGGCGGATGCTACCACCTTTGATGAATATGAATTGCTGATTATTGGCTCTCCCACTTGGGATATTGGTCAACTTCAGAGCGATTGGGAAAGTTTTTTCCCCGATCTGGATGAAATAGATTTTAGTGGTAAGCGGGTTGCCTATTTTGGTGATGGAGACCAATATGGCTATGCCGATAACTTCCAGGATGCAATGGGAATTCTGGAAGAAAAAATTTCCCAACGAGGCGGTAAAACAGTTGGCTACTGGCCAACTGAGGGTTATGACTTTGAGAATTCTAGAGCTTTGAAAAATGGCAAATTAGTTGGGCTGGCACTTGATGAAGGTAGTCAATCCGATCTAACAGACGAGCAAATTAAAACTTGGGTTACTCAGTTGAAAACAGAATTTGGTTTGTAG
- a CDS encoding alpha/beta fold hydrolase: protein MSDSFDVLWLNASPILKRFDKPLLEYLSGYMRIAQWEYQQTKDEASSIDQAVELLYEFLEWRDRPVHLAGHGMSGAIALSFARRFPQKVRSLTLLAVAAQPANNWQAHYYFQRQLFSISRELVLASTVRSLFGNQPPHTTKKLVAALDKDLEQSPSSHSLFKLVYLPKGGVSMPMMVCGSKSDPVVNSTVLHDWLNWLKPEDKLWECPEGYHFFHYFYPQQVGEQILSFWQHHHPHLVEASALSFSSSTN, encoded by the coding sequence ATGTCTGATTCATTTGATGTTCTGTGGTTAAATGCTAGTCCTATTTTGAAACGTTTTGATAAACCATTACTTGAATATTTATCTGGGTATATGAGAATCGCCCAGTGGGAATACCAGCAAACTAAAGATGAAGCCAGTTCTATAGACCAAGCTGTAGAGTTGCTGTATGAGTTTTTAGAATGGCGCGATCGCCCCGTGCATTTGGCAGGTCATGGTATGAGTGGTGCGATCGCCTTAAGCTTTGCTCGGCGATTTCCGCAAAAAGTGCGATCGCTAACTCTGCTGGCTGTTGCAGCTCAACCTGCAAACAATTGGCAAGCTCACTATTACTTTCAACGACAACTTTTTAGCATCAGCCGTGAACTAGTTTTGGCAAGCACCGTTCGCAGTCTATTTGGAAATCAACCGCCTCATACTACTAAGAAGTTAGTAGCTGCCTTAGATAAAGATTTAGAACAATCTCCATCATCACACTCTTTATTTAAGTTGGTTTATTTACCCAAGGGTGGAGTTTCTATGCCAATGATGGTATGTGGTAGCAAGAGTGATCCGGTAGTCAACTCAACTGTATTGCATGACTGGTTGAATTGGTTGAAGCCAGAAGATAAGCTTTGGGAATGCCCAGAAGGATATCATTTTTTTCACTACTTCTATCCTCAACAGGTTGGCGAACAGATTTTGAGTTTTTGGCAACACCACCATCCGCATCTAGTAGAAGCATCTGCACTATCTTTTAGCAGTTCTACAAATTAG